Proteins encoded together in one Gemmatimonadetes bacterium T265 window:
- a CDS encoding acetylornithine deacetylase — MSTPITFADPAALARALVRVDSRNPDMIPGAPGEGPCAELLAAVLRDWGFAVDLYDAVPGRPNVIARLGRAEPGAPRLMLNGHLDVVGTDGMTHAPFGGEERGGRLYGRGAADMKGGIAAMCAGAARAHAAGALRGEVVVAAVADEEFESAGTLALVERLKSGALRADACVITEPTRLAVMPAHRGFAWYTVTVHGRAAHGSRYDIGVDAIRHAGLLLAELDVLDAAELPTRAPHPLLGRGSLHASLVEGGAGLTTYPERCVLRLERRTIPGESAESALGEIEAAGARVAARLRAAGREPFRAEAALDFAQPPSDVPADAPIVQALGAALAGAGEGARVEGMPAWTDAALLNAAGVPTVCFGPGDIALAHSAEEWVPLDEVERATGVLERLVRAWCG; from the coding sequence ATGTCCACGCCCATCACCTTTGCCGACCCCGCGGCCCTCGCCCGCGCCCTCGTCCGCGTCGACTCCCGCAACCCGGACATGATCCCCGGCGCGCCGGGGGAGGGCCCGTGCGCCGAGTTGCTCGCCGCGGTGCTGCGCGACTGGGGCTTCGCGGTCGACCTCTACGACGCCGTGCCGGGGCGGCCTAACGTGATCGCCCGGCTCGGGCGCGCGGAGCCGGGGGCGCCGAGGCTCATGCTCAACGGGCACCTCGACGTCGTGGGCACCGACGGCATGACCCACGCGCCGTTCGGCGGCGAGGAGCGGGGCGGTCGGCTGTACGGCCGCGGGGCGGCGGACATGAAGGGTGGCATCGCGGCGATGTGCGCGGGCGCGGCCCGCGCGCACGCCGCGGGCGCGCTCCGCGGCGAGGTCGTCGTCGCCGCCGTGGCCGACGAGGAGTTCGAGAGCGCGGGGACGCTGGCGCTCGTCGAGCGCCTGAAGAGCGGCGCGTTGCGCGCCGACGCATGCGTGATCACCGAGCCGACGCGCCTCGCGGTCATGCCCGCGCACCGCGGCTTCGCGTGGTACACGGTGACCGTGCACGGGCGCGCCGCGCACGGCAGCCGCTACGACATCGGCGTCGACGCGATCCGCCACGCGGGGCTGCTGCTGGCCGAGCTGGACGTGCTGGACGCCGCGGAGCTGCCGACGCGCGCGCCGCACCCGTTGTTAGGCCGGGGCTCGCTGCACGCGTCGCTCGTCGAGGGCGGCGCCGGGCTGACGACCTACCCCGAGCGCTGCGTCCTGCGGCTCGAGCGGCGGACGATCCCCGGCGAGAGCGCCGAGTCCGCGCTCGGCGAGATCGAGGCGGCGGGGGCGCGGGTGGCCGCGCGGCTGCGGGCGGCGGGGCGCGAGCCGTTCCGGGCGGAGGCCGCGCTCGACTTCGCGCAGCCGCCGAGCGACGTCCCGGCCGACGCCCCCATCGTGCAGGCGTTAGGCGCGGCGCTCGCGGGCGCGGGGGAGGGGGCGCGTGTCGAGGGGATGCCCGCGTGGACGGACGCCGCGCTGCTGAACGCGGCGGGGGTGCCCACGGTGTGCTTCGGGCCGGGGGACATCGCGCTCGCCCACAGCGCGGAGGAGTGGGTCCCGCTCGACGAGGTGGAGCGCGCGACGGGGGTGCTGGAGCGCCTCGTGCGCGCGTGGTGCGGGTGA
- the lgt_1 gene encoding diacylglyceryl transferase, protein MHPTLFTIGRFAVPSHEAFVGLGVAAAAVVFFAEARRRGVAGDERLLWVVAGALLGGALGAKLSTAWRYVAVTGDASFAGVMVRGGRSVLGGLAGAYAGAVLAKRLVDYRRRTGDLFAPAVALGMAVGRVGCLLSEPPGTPTGGAWGVRLTAAEAARTPGCPAWCAAGRPLHPSFAYEVAFHLLAFAVLWATRRRPAPDGARWAWYLLAYAVFRFGVEFVRGNDVVWHGLTRGQLFLLAAGPGLAWRAWRMATPAPRPASFGVARA, encoded by the coding sequence ATGCACCCCACCCTGTTCACGATCGGCCGGTTCGCCGTGCCGTCCCACGAGGCGTTCGTCGGGCTCGGGGTGGCCGCGGCGGCGGTCGTGTTCTTCGCCGAGGCGCGGCGGCGCGGGGTGGCGGGGGACGAGCGGCTGCTGTGGGTCGTCGCCGGCGCCCTCCTCGGGGGCGCACTCGGCGCGAAGCTGTCGACCGCGTGGCGCTACGTGGCCGTGACCGGCGACGCGTCGTTCGCGGGGGTGATGGTCCGCGGCGGGCGCAGCGTCCTCGGCGGGCTCGCGGGCGCGTACGCAGGGGCGGTGCTCGCCAAGCGGCTCGTCGATTACCGGCGGCGCACGGGGGACCTGTTCGCGCCCGCGGTCGCGTTAGGCATGGCCGTCGGGCGGGTGGGCTGCCTCCTGAGCGAGCCGCCCGGCACGCCGACCGGAGGCGCCTGGGGCGTGCGGCTCACGGCGGCGGAAGCCGCGCGCACGCCGGGGTGCCCGGCGTGGTGCGCCGCGGGGCGGCCGCTGCACCCGTCGTTCGCGTACGAGGTGGCGTTCCACCTGCTGGCGTTCGCGGTGCTGTGGGCGACGCGGCGGCGCCCCGCCCCAGATGGCGCGCGCTGGGCGTGGTACCTGCTGGCCTACGCGGTGTTTCGGTTTGGGGTGGAGTTCGTGCGGGGGAACGACGTGGTGTGGCACGGGCTCACGCGCGGACAGCTGTTCCTGCTCGCGGCGGGGCCGGGACTCGCATGGCGCGCGTGGCGGATGGCGACGCCCGCGCCCCGGCCGGCGTCGTTCGGCGTGGCCCGCGCGTGA
- a CDS encoding SusC/RagA family TonB-linked outer membrane protein encodes MAVPLVSREGVAMRVFARFWFALALLAFAPAVGSAQTRRVTGVVSIEGSNEPVSGATIQVVGTTLGATADENGRFAVGVPAGAQQLRVRRIGFQAKLVPVAANATAVTIPLTRDVLQLETQVVTGQATTVARANVANAVTVVTTEQVNRVPQQTIENALQGKVPGAVITQNSGAPGGGIQVQIRGTNTINGAYQPLYVVDGVIVSNDAYGIGLNSITRATGGGSGAAAGAVPVGSALSSNQDQQVNRIADLNPENIESIEILKGPSAGAIYGSRGANGVVIITTKRGTSGTPSLGVIQRLGSQAISNELDMRCFSQEQATAFVDANPPGGFKGAADYFAQYPYAGCTDPQQQLYGNHGLNYETTASLRGGFASTTYFASGTAKHDAGLGPTDRYDKQSLRLNLNQGLGSKLSLSANSELIHTLTQRGVSGNDNATIAPAAIFSATPTFYDFNRRLANGQYAPNPWIANQANALQDAEEIQTPENVYRLLGNAQASWTPLSTARQTVTVQLLGGVDSYADHAMVYSPPGTYIEQSHAISPYPGSVVNANTNVVNANLNLSAADKFTASAFTATTSAGLRQERAQSDYGTVLGQGLFPGVKNFAAAQNVLVSEATYLFKTFSYYAQEEVLTLEERLLLTAAVNAERSSTNGDPKKFYAYPKFSASYRLPFVPRFTDNLKLRLAYGKAGNRVPTNYGYTFLTQVGEGGNGLRASNTIGLPTVFPENTSELEGGLDAAFLHGRASLEVTRYQKKTTALVLTAGLAPSTGFATQVINGGSLKNVGTELGLNLIPVQDRAFTWTSNITYARNRGEVTSLPVPAFATGSAFGERFGSSKIQVGYSPTQVVTYGGLDANGTPIEIHPGDQQPDFIMGFTNSFDVGAFRLSSLLDWRKGGYVVNLTNLYFDGSLPGGNFADTAASAARVAAYGKYQPVFLEHASFAKLREVTLSYRLPATISRSLFRGRASEARVELNGRNLVTWTHYTGYDPEVSNFGNAAIGRFIDVAPYPPSRQYFVSINATF; translated from the coding sequence ATGGCGGTTCCACTCGTCTCCAGGGAGGGAGTTGCGATGAGAGTGTTCGCCCGGTTCTGGTTCGCGCTCGCGCTGCTCGCGTTCGCGCCCGCCGTCGGGAGTGCGCAGACGCGCCGCGTCACGGGCGTGGTCAGCATCGAGGGGAGTAACGAGCCGGTGTCCGGCGCGACGATCCAGGTGGTCGGGACGACGCTCGGCGCGACGGCGGACGAGAACGGACGCTTCGCCGTCGGCGTGCCCGCGGGCGCCCAACAGCTCCGGGTGCGGCGCATCGGCTTCCAGGCCAAGCTCGTCCCCGTCGCGGCGAACGCGACCGCGGTCACCATTCCGCTGACGCGCGACGTCCTGCAGCTCGAAACCCAGGTGGTCACCGGCCAGGCGACCACGGTCGCCCGCGCGAACGTGGCGAACGCGGTCACGGTCGTCACCACCGAGCAGGTCAACCGCGTGCCGCAGCAGACGATCGAGAACGCGCTGCAGGGCAAGGTGCCGGGCGCGGTGATCACGCAGAACTCCGGCGCGCCGGGGGGCGGCATCCAGGTCCAGATCCGCGGGACGAACACGATCAACGGCGCGTACCAGCCGCTCTACGTCGTCGACGGCGTGATCGTGAGCAACGACGCGTACGGGATCGGGCTGAACTCGATCACGCGCGCGACCGGGGGCGGGAGCGGCGCGGCGGCCGGCGCCGTCCCGGTCGGCTCCGCGCTCAGCTCCAACCAGGACCAGCAGGTCAACCGCATCGCCGACCTGAACCCGGAGAACATCGAGAGCATCGAGATCCTCAAGGGGCCGTCCGCGGGCGCGATCTACGGCTCGCGCGGCGCCAACGGGGTCGTCATCATCACGACGAAGCGCGGGACGTCCGGCACCCCGTCGCTCGGCGTCATCCAGCGCCTCGGCAGTCAGGCGATCTCGAACGAGCTGGACATGCGCTGCTTCAGCCAGGAGCAGGCGACCGCCTTCGTCGACGCCAACCCGCCCGGCGGCTTCAAGGGCGCCGCCGACTACTTCGCGCAGTACCCCTACGCGGGCTGCACCGACCCGCAGCAGCAGCTCTACGGGAACCACGGCCTCAACTACGAGACGACGGCGTCGCTCCGCGGCGGCTTCGCGAGCACCACGTACTTCGCCTCGGGCACCGCGAAGCACGACGCCGGCCTCGGCCCCACCGACCGCTACGACAAGCAGTCGCTCCGGCTCAACCTGAACCAGGGCCTCGGCTCGAAGCTGTCGCTCAGCGCCAACTCCGAGCTCATCCACACGCTCACCCAGCGCGGGGTCTCGGGCAACGACAACGCCACGATCGCGCCGGCCGCGATCTTCTCCGCGACGCCGACGTTCTACGACTTCAACCGCCGCCTCGCGAACGGGCAGTACGCCCCCAACCCGTGGATCGCGAACCAGGCGAACGCCCTCCAGGACGCGGAAGAGATCCAGACGCCCGAGAACGTGTACCGCCTGCTGGGCAACGCCCAGGCGTCGTGGACGCCGCTCAGCACCGCGCGGCAGACCGTCACGGTCCAGCTGTTAGGCGGGGTCGACTCGTACGCGGACCACGCGATGGTCTACTCGCCGCCGGGGACGTACATCGAGCAGTCGCACGCGATCTCGCCCTACCCGGGCAGCGTCGTGAACGCCAACACGAACGTCGTGAACGCGAACCTCAACCTGTCGGCCGCCGACAAGTTCACCGCCTCGGCGTTCACCGCGACGACCTCCGCCGGCCTGCGCCAGGAGCGCGCGCAGAGCGACTACGGGACGGTGCTCGGCCAGGGGCTGTTCCCCGGCGTGAAGAACTTCGCCGCCGCGCAGAACGTGCTGGTCAGCGAGGCGACGTACCTGTTCAAGACCTTTTCGTACTACGCGCAGGAGGAGGTCCTCACGCTCGAGGAGCGGCTGCTCCTCACGGCCGCGGTGAACGCCGAGCGGTCGAGCACGAACGGGGACCCGAAAAAGTTCTACGCGTACCCGAAGTTCTCGGCGTCGTACCGGCTGCCGTTCGTGCCGCGCTTCACCGACAACCTCAAGCTCCGCCTCGCCTACGGGAAGGCCGGCAACCGCGTGCCGACCAACTACGGCTACACGTTCCTCACGCAGGTCGGCGAGGGCGGCAACGGGCTGCGCGCGTCCAACACCATCGGCCTCCCGACGGTGTTCCCGGAGAACACGTCGGAGCTGGAGGGGGGCCTCGACGCGGCGTTCCTGCACGGGCGGGCGAGTCTGGAGGTCACCCGCTACCAGAAAAAGACCACCGCCCTCGTGCTCACGGCGGGCCTCGCGCCGTCCACCGGGTTCGCGACCCAGGTCATCAACGGCGGCAGCCTGAAGAACGTCGGCACCGAGCTCGGGCTCAACCTGATCCCGGTCCAGGACCGCGCCTTCACCTGGACGAGCAACATCACGTACGCGCGCAACCGCGGCGAGGTCACGAGCCTCCCGGTCCCCGCGTTCGCGACCGGGAGCGCGTTCGGGGAGCGGTTCGGCAGCTCGAAGATCCAGGTCGGGTACTCGCCCACGCAGGTCGTGACGTACGGCGGACTCGACGCGAACGGCACTCCCATCGAGATCCACCCGGGCGACCAGCAGCCCGACTTCATCATGGGGTTCACCAACTCCTTCGACGTCGGCGCGTTCCGGCTCTCGTCGCTCCTCGACTGGCGCAAGGGCGGCTACGTGGTGAACCTCACGAACCTGTACTTCGACGGGTCGCTCCCCGGCGGCAACTTCGCCGACACTGCCGCCTCGGCGGCCCGCGTGGCGGCGTACGGGAAGTACCAGCCGGTGTTCCTCGAGCACGCGAGCTTCGCCAAGCTGCGCGAGGTGACGCTGTCGTACCGCCTGCCCGCGACGATCTCGCGTTCGCTGTTCCGCGGCCGCGCGTCGGAGGCCCGGGTCGAGCTCAACGGCCGCAACCTGGTGACGTGGACCCACTATACGGGATACGACCCGGAGGTCTCGAATTTCGGGAACGCCGCGATCGGCCGCTTCATCGACGTGGCGCCGTACCCCCCGTCGCGCCAGTACTTCGTCTCGATCAACGCCACCTTCTAA
- a CDS encoding radical SAM protein, with the protein MPGMALRPDRVIRYVTAFCPACHAESPDRALHEVARLAGYLAVAEGRVWLVRGCPTHGRVVTLYDEEPEILAYLEQWTAPTKAHVPDHAGNWDPVPAAYLRGLGEMQTQHTCILLEDVTATCNLCCPTCFAESAPGLGGVVPVDEVLANVDQRLARENGRLDVLMLSGGEPTTHPRFAELLDRVLERDVVRVLVNSNGLALARDDGLLRVFERHRERVEVYLQFDGFRRETHRYHRGAELGRVKADAVRRLSEAGVFTTLTMTAALGVNDDEVGGVLRLALDTPFVGGVSVQPVFGSGRAGAVDPLARLTHGGVLARLGPQTGGLVTWRDLTALPCSHPHCCSVGYLLKTDRGEWRSLVGIIGHERLRAHLGLVANRINDPEVSAELRGLVKESLLGLLSEQSSLTHPSLAGLFRDVCEACDLGLSTLLRLAGDALVGNRARFRRLVGERIKRVTVKPFMDVHTMLEERLLQCCVHVGTRGADSDGGAHQCAPFCAAQAWAPLAAQKLSERARGRDAAALAVLAGASA; encoded by the coding sequence ATGCCCGGCATGGCCCTTCGCCCCGACCGCGTGATCCGCTACGTGACCGCGTTCTGCCCCGCGTGCCACGCCGAATCGCCCGACCGAGCGCTGCACGAGGTGGCGCGGCTCGCCGGCTACCTCGCGGTCGCGGAGGGGCGCGTGTGGCTCGTGCGTGGCTGTCCGACCCACGGGCGCGTCGTCACGCTCTACGACGAGGAGCCCGAGATCCTCGCCTACCTGGAGCAGTGGACGGCGCCGACGAAGGCGCACGTGCCCGACCACGCGGGCAACTGGGACCCCGTGCCGGCCGCCTACCTGCGCGGGCTCGGCGAGATGCAGACGCAGCACACCTGCATCCTGCTGGAGGACGTCACGGCCACGTGCAACCTCTGTTGCCCGACGTGCTTCGCGGAGTCGGCGCCGGGGCTCGGCGGGGTGGTGCCGGTCGACGAGGTGCTCGCGAACGTCGACCAGCGCCTCGCGCGCGAGAACGGCCGCCTGGACGTGCTGATGCTCTCGGGCGGCGAGCCGACGACGCACCCGCGCTTCGCCGAGCTGCTGGACCGGGTGCTCGAGCGGGACGTGGTGCGCGTGCTCGTCAACTCCAACGGCCTCGCGCTCGCGAGGGACGACGGACTGCTGCGCGTCTTCGAGCGGCACCGCGAGCGGGTCGAGGTCTACCTGCAGTTCGACGGCTTCCGCCGCGAGACGCACCGGTACCACCGCGGCGCGGAGCTGGGGCGCGTCAAGGCGGACGCGGTGCGGCGGCTCAGCGAGGCCGGCGTGTTCACGACGCTCACGATGACCGCCGCGTTAGGCGTGAACGACGACGAGGTCGGCGGCGTGCTGCGGCTCGCGCTCGACACGCCGTTCGTCGGCGGGGTGAGCGTCCAGCCCGTGTTCGGCTCCGGGCGCGCCGGCGCGGTCGACCCGCTCGCGCGGCTCACGCACGGCGGGGTGCTCGCGCGGCTCGGGCCGCAGACGGGCGGACTGGTCACGTGGCGCGACCTCACGGCGCTGCCGTGCTCGCACCCGCACTGCTGCTCGGTGGGCTACCTGCTGAAGACCGACCGCGGGGAGTGGCGCTCGCTCGTCGGGATCATCGGGCACGAGCGGCTGCGGGCGCACCTCGGGCTCGTCGCCAACCGGATCAACGACCCGGAGGTGAGCGCGGAGCTGCGCGGGCTCGTCAAGGAGTCGCTGTTAGGCCTGCTGAGCGAGCAGAGTTCGCTCACGCACCCGTCGCTCGCGGGGCTGTTCCGGGACGTGTGCGAGGCGTGCGACCTCGGGCTCTCGACGCTGCTGCGGCTCGCGGGGGACGCGCTCGTCGGCAACCGCGCGCGCTTCCGGCGCCTCGTCGGGGAGCGCATCAAGCGCGTCACGGTCAAGCCGTTCATGGACGTGCACACGATGCTCGAGGAGCGGCTGCTGCAGTGCTGCGTGCACGTCGGGACGCGGGGGGCGGACTCGGACGGCGGGGCGCACCAGTGCGCGCCGTTCTGCGCGGCGCAGGCGTGGGCGCCGCTCGCGGCGCAGAAGCTGAGCGAGCGGGCGCGCGGGCGCGACGCGGCGGCGCTCGCCGTACTCGCGGGGGCGTCGGCGTGA